TCTTTCTTTGGGGACTCCATCCCTGCTGGTGACTCAGCCCTCTCTTGGCCCTCGCAGTCCTGATGGGGACCCATCCCCCACATGGACCTAAGTGCACTTGGAGAtgtcacagccctgctggggacCTCAGTGTTCTTTGGGTCCATGCACTCTCCCAGAGACCCCAGGCACCTTTGACAACACTGCAGCCGTCCAAGGGGTACCAGAGCCCTGCCTGGAAGGGCTGTCACTGGGGATACTCATGGCCTCCTCTCTGCCATCTTCATCAGAGATTTCCACCTGCAAGAGAAATGTGTCCATGCATAGGGGGTTTGACTGTCCCCACCACTGGCCCAGAGATGGCTCCAGACCATTCCCAGAGACCCAGGAGGCCTACCAAGGAGGACTAACCCTGGGAATACTCACAGCCTCTTCTTCGTCAACTTCTTCGATTTCCACCTGCAAGAGAAAGGTATCCATGCACAGGGGGTTTGACTGTCCCCACCACTGGCCCAGAGATGGCTCCAGACCATTCCCAGGGACCTAGGTAGCCTATCAAGGAGGACTAACCTTGGGAATActcacagcctttcctttgTCAACTTCTTCTTGGATTTCGACCTACAAGAGAAAGGTGCCCATGCATAGGGGGCTTGGCTGTCCCCACCACTGGCCCCACCACATAGGGGTAGCCTGAGGAGGTCTTGGGTCAGGATGcaaaggcagggctggctgtgggtgcaggagcCATCACACCACAGCCATGATAGCTCCATGCTCACCAATTCCATGTAGAAGTCTGCCAAGCCCAGAAGCCAGAGGGCAAAGTGGATGCAGTTGTTGGTGCTTAGGTGATACTTGGCTTTGCACTGCATTGCATTCTTGACTTTTCTATCAAAGTCATCAAGGTCAACCCCTCCTCTTTTCCGCCAAATCTGGAATTTCCCCCTTTCATCTTTCATGGCGGGGAATCCTTCCTTGCTGATCCGACCAGTGCCACTCTTACCCTGCAGCCCTGGAAAACCAAgagccaccactgccctggcccaggctccaCCATGTCACAGACATGACCTGGGGCTTAGGCACTTACCCTGGAAGTGTATGACCTCTCCATCCCCAATGTAGACAGCTGCGTGTTTGAAGATGGGGTAAAGGGATACAGAGCTCTGTATGGGGACGAGCACAATGTCCCCAGGCTGCATTTCTGCCTCTGGCACTTCATAGAAGACCTTCCCATGCCCAAGGATGCTTGTGCGCAGCAGAAACTTAATTGTTTCATAGAGCCTCTCCTAATGGCACCGTGGAGGGAAGGTGAGGAGGTGGCAGAACAGGCCCCACTGAACCCAACACCCCCCATCTCCCCCATGATGCCAGCCAAAGCCTCACCAGGCTCCTACTTACACAACTCTTTGACACctgcaaggagagaggaagagaactgGGGTCAGCATCTGTGCCTGGAGGGCAGAGTCCAGCTGCCACTACACCCTTCCCGtgatggctgctgccagggcaaggGCTTGGCTCAGGCAAGAGCCAGGCactgcctccctgctgctgcaagctggagACATCCGGGGACAAGCCctgttcctcccctcccccctgtcCCAGCGGCACAGtgttgcaggcagctgcctgcagaggattGTGGAGATGGCAGAGTCCTTACAGAGGAACCCATTGTTGATGTccctgggatggagcaggtAACTGATCTGGGCTGCTGGCTCGTCCAACAAGGGCTGTGGGAAATGAAACAGGGATGAGTTATGTCCAGGGGTGCTGGATTCAAGCTGACCTTTGCTATGTCCTGTGACCATTACAGGTGGAGAAAGACTGAAAAGGGAACCTGAGCAAATAAaaactctgtgaaaagctgCCTGGGGCCTTCTGCTTCTTCAAGCTGAGGCTGATCTGCTAATGGCAATGGAATGTTCAGTTTGGGAACAGAAGGAGACCGTCTGGGGTACTGTGCTGGAAATGCTCCTAAGGTCCAGGCCTCTGCTGTGGAACCCAACATCCACTTTTCTCAACACGGCCGTGTGCTGAGAATTGGGGtgcaggggaggcaggaggtgctgtgaggctgctgtggcaaGAGTGGTGCTAGCATGGGTGGCAATAGCAGGGATAGGCAGCAGCAAGGGTAGGTCCTAGCAGAGGTGGGTGCTAGCAGGGGGGTGACAGCAGGAGATGGTTCTAGCACCTACTGGTCCTACCAGGGGCAGTGCTAGCAGGGATGGGTCCTAGCCTCAGCTCAgtgccagcagaggctgggtgcCAGACTGTCTCTGCCCCTGTCCCCACAGGTGAGCACCCTGGGGCAGATCCTGtgagccctggccaggctgttcttccagcccaggtgctggGTGCCACAGGTGTGTGGGTGCTGGCAGAGGGTCCCTGGTTAGGGGCTGTAGCAGATTTCTGATGGCTTTGACATCTCCATTGCATGGCAATGAAGTGTGGCACAAGAAGCTGTGCAGTCCCTGTGGTATTTGTGTTACTTTCACTGTTACTGTCCTTTTCCCAGAAGTTCTTTTCCCTGAAGCCAGTGCTCAGAGcactcagagagttgtggtcaaggGCTCAGTGTCCAAATGCAGAGCAGTgccaagtggtgtccctcaggggtctgcaTTGGGACCaatgctgttcaacatctttgccACCAACATTGGCAGTGGCATTGAGCAAccctcagcaggtctgcagatgactcccagctgtgtggtgtggctgacacactgcagggaagggatccatgcaCAGGGACTTGCACAGGCTCAGAGCTTGGCCCaaaacaacctcatgaagttcaacagagCCAAGAGCAAGGtcttgcagctgggtcagggcaatcccaagcacaaatccaggctgggggaggagtggctggagggcagcctggaggagaaggccttgggggtgtcagttggtgacaaactccccaggagccagcagtggtccctggcagcccagcaggcagctgtgtgctgagctgcatccagagcagggagagcagcagcacagggaggggattctgcctctctgctctgctcagacctcacctgcagcactgcctccagctctggtgccccctgcacaagaaggagctggagctgctggatagggtccagaggagaccacagatAATCAAAGGGCCGGAGAACGtgctctgtggggacaggctgggagagttgctTTCACTCTTGCCCTCCTTTTCCCAGAAGTTCCTTTCCCCGAAGCCAGTGCTGAGTGACCTCCAACTctactgcagcccagcagctgctggccaacCTGCAGTGCCCCAGGGAGAacctgagaccatttcctctcatcctatcacttgttagtagggagaggagaccaagccccagctcattccaacctcctttcatggatccctagagagccagaaggtctctgttcagcctcctgttctcctgaCAAAGGCTACCCCAGGTGGTCTCCCTCTGTGCCTAAACTTAGCATTCAGTGTCAATCACAAAGGAGCCTCAGCTTTAAGAAGCACAAAGCCCCAGGCAGGTTTCACAGCTGCAAACCAGCAAAAGTCACCCTGTGCTTCCCTGTTGCTTCAAGGTGGAGGCATCCCGGGACAAGCCctgttcttcccctccccctgccccagcgGTATCCCAGGAAGGGCAGCTGCGTGCAGAGGGCTGCGGAGATGGGAGCGACCTTACCACACTGCCGAGCAGTGAAGTCCCTGGGACGGAGCCGGTGACGGAGCTGGGCTTGTGGCACCTCCAAGGGCTGTGGGAAATgcggcagggctgggctgggttgggaGCTGCTGGATCCGAGCTGACCTCTCCTACTTCCTGTGACTgtgagagggggagaaaaactGAAACTGAAATCTCAGCACAGCGCAGACTCTGTGACAGCCTGCTTGGGGCTTTTGACTATCCAGGGATAGACAGCAGCAGGGGTAGGTCCTAGCAGAGGTGAGTGATAGCAGAGAGGGTGCTAGCAGGAGATTGGTGCCTGCAGTAGTGTGCTAGCAGGGATGGCTCCTAGCCTCAGCTGAGTGCCATCAGAGgctgagaggcagcagaggctgggtgcCAGGCTCACTCTGGTCCTCTCCCCACAGGTGAGCACCCTGGCACAGACCATCTCTCTTGGAAGTATTCCCCAGACTGAGGAAGCCCAAGCCCAGCACACAAACATCTatcaaaacaaagagaagagtCCTTGTTACAGGTGACTCCCTTCTGATGGAAACAGAAGGCTCAATATGCAGACCTGACCCATGTCAAAGGGAAGTCTGCTGTCTCCCCAGGGACCAGCATAAGGATATGGTAAGAAGGcttcctgccctggtgcagcccaCAGAGTATTGCCCATTATTAACCTTCCAGAGAGTTAACAATGACCTtgaaaaaaggaagctgagggctatctaaagagacttcagggcctTGGGTCAAGTGGTCAAGGGAGTGGGAGCACAGGCAGTGTTCTCTTCTATCCCCCCAGTTGTAGGCACCAACCCAGAAGGACTGAGGAGGACTCCCCAGATCAATTCTTGGCTTTGAGCCTGGTGCCTCCAAAGGACTTTGGGATTTTGACCTGGATTTTTGACCACACTTGTGAGGTGGTGTGCCAGCTCCAGTGCTACTGCAGGGAAGGTAGGGGATAATGAGCCATGTGttggggaagatgcaagagctGTGGAGGAGTTAGGCCTCAGAGGAGGACCTGGGAATGCTCTGGTCAATGCAAAAGAGAAGGGGATAATGCTATCAGCAGGCCCTTgtgtgacaggctgagggacaacaCACCAGGGTGGGAGGAATGGGGCCTGGGAAGGGCCTTCAGCCTGTTGCCAT
The DNA window shown above is from Indicator indicator isolate 239-I01 chromosome 16, UM_Iind_1.1, whole genome shotgun sequence and carries:
- the LOC128972319 gene encoding uncharacterized protein LOC128972319: MQPGDIVLVPIQSSVSLYPIFKHAAVYIGDGEVIHFQGLQGKSGTGRISKEGFPAMKDERGKFQIWRKRGGVDLDDFDRKVKNAMQCKAKYHLSTNNCIHFALWLLGLADFYMELVEIQEEVDKGKAVSIPKVEIEEVDEEEAVEISDEDGREEAMSIPSDSPSRQGSGTPWTAAVLSKGFVLHHERDWQQPHQPEHDQP